CAGCCGAGGCCTTCGAGGATGACCTTGAGCGTTCCGTCCACATCCAGGCGGTACAGCGTGCCGGGCTTGTCGGGGCCGGCCATGGTGCCGCAGAACACCCGCCCGCGCGGGTCGGCGATCACGTCGTTGAAGCGCGAGTTGCGCTCAGCCGGGATCTCCTCGATGATCGTGTCGCGGAAGCCGTCGCGCCACGTGCGCACCGCGCCGCGGGCCATGAAGAGCAGCAGGTCGCCATTGGCCTGCACGGTGAAGCCGCCAATGGCCTCGTCAGCTTCCAGGCACTGCTCATCCTCCCCGGTGGCGGGGTCGTAGCGGAACAGCCGCCCGGCGGGGATATCCACCCAGTACAGACGCTTCTGCAGCGGGTGCCACAGAGGGCCTTCACCGGTGTGACAGGCATAGTCGGCAATGAGTTCCATGTGCATTGTGGTCGGTGCCAAGTCCCAAGCGCCAAGTGAACGGCAGTGCTCGCAGTAGGTGTTTCCATACGCAACGGCGAATATCCTGCGCCGGTCGCTTCCTCGACCACTGTCCACCAAGCACTTGGCACATGGCACCTGCCACTTGCCACTCAAGGAGTCTCTCATGTCTACCGTTCGTCTGGGCGTCATCGGCTGTGGCGGGATGTGCGGAGCGCACCTGCCGTCCGTGGGCGGCAAGTCTCCCGCCATCTCCGAGCAGTACCGCCCCTTCGCCGAGCAGATCGAGATCCGCGGTCTGTGTGACATCAACCAGGAGAAGGCCGAGGCGTACCGCCAGAAGTTCGGCGGCGACTACATCACCGACGACCCCGAGAAGCTCTTCTCCGACCCGAACGTGGACGCTGTTCTCATCACCACCTGGCACGACACACATGCCCCGCTCTCCCTGCGCGCCATGGCCGCCGGCAAGCACGTGCTGATTGAAAAGCCGATGGCGATGACCGAGCAGGAGTGCGACGACATCCTGGCGATGGAGGAGAAGTCGGGCCTCAACTACATGGTGGCCTTCCGCTGCCGCTTCGCCAAGGGCGCCCAGGACGTCAAGCGAGAAATTCCCCAGCCCGACAACATTGTCGCCAACGCGCGGGCGGCAGGCATCTGGGGCGAGGCCAGTTGGGCGCAGGACCCGATCAAGGGCGGCGGGCAGATCCTGTCGCAGGGCTGCCACGTCGTGGACATGATGTTCTTCCTGGCCGGCGCCGAGCCCAAGGAGGTCTGGGCCACCGGTGGCATGTACCACCACAACCGCCCCGAGCCGCTGGACACGATCAATGCCGCCATCCGCTATGAGAACGGCGCCACCGGCGCCTTCATGGGCGGAGACGGGGGCGTGGGCAACCTGATGATGCACCACCCGCTGCCCTGCGGCTGCCCGTTCTTTGTCATCTCCCTGTGCAAGGGCCGCAGCGGCATGGCGATTGACCACGGCCACGACGCGCGCTTCGAGTCGTGCGTGCCGGCCGACCAGTGGACGCCGCCGTACAAGTCAAAGGAGTACTCGGTGGAGCTAGGGGCCGAAGTCGCCAGCGGCGTGCCGGACATTCTCCCGGCGTTCGGAATGTCCATCATCAACGGCGAGAAGCCCATCGCGACGGCCTGGGACGGGGCGCGCACGACGCGCTTCATCCTGCGGTGCTTCGAGAGCGCCCGCACGGGCAAGCTGATGACGTTCTAGGGTCTGTGCAACTCAGCAGTAACGCGGGCGGCCTCGCCCGCGTGCGGTGGGGATGGGCGGGCGAGGCCGCCCGCCCTACTGCAAGGGATCGCCGGGGTGCCACGGCCAGGCTCCCTGGCCGTGCTCCGGTTCGGACCTGCACGGCCGGCAGGGCTGGCCGTGGCACCCACACCGGGAAGGGAAGCCCGTGATGTCAGAACCTGAAGCACCTGTGTGCGGGCCGCTCATCGCCTGCGATGCCCTCGTCGGGGCGCCACTCGTGCCGCCGTCGGGGCCTGTGCCCGATGTGGCGGACCTCGAGGCGGAGATGACGCGGCTGCACCTCAGCGCCGCCGTCGTGCGCCACCGCGCCTGCCGCCAGACCTCGGCCCACCTGGGCAACAACATACTCATGGACGAGATCACCGGCCGGCCGCATCTGCGGCCGGCGTGGTTCGTGACGCCCGACGGCCGCGAGCCGGAGTTCGACCCCGCCGTCACGCTGGCGCAGATGCTGGCCGCCGGTGTGCGCTGGACCTGGACCGATCCTGCGGCCCAGGGCTTCTCGCTGCAGCCCTGGTGCAGCGGCCCGCTCCTGGCCGCCCTGTCCGAGCATCGCGTGCCGCTGCTGCTGGACTACGCGAGCATCGTTCTGCGCGACCTGCACGAGGCGATGGAGACCTTCCCCGCGCTGCGCGTCGTGCTGCTGCAAGTCCCGCGCGTGGGGCGCAACCGGCTGGTCGAGCCGCTGCTGGCGGCACACCCGGAGCTGTATCTGGGCTGCGCCCCGTCGCTGTCGGTGCATGCCTACTGGCCGGACCTGTGCCGACGCTTCGGGTCGCATCGCTGGCTCTGGGGCAACCATTACCCGGACGCGGAGGGCGGGGCGGCCGTGACGGGGTTGCTCTACGCGGGGCTGTCGCCGCAAGCGCTGCAGGACATCGCCCACGGCAACCTGGAGCGGCTGCAGGCGGAGGTGCATGCATGATCGGGAAGGACTACTTCGAGCAGCAGGCCTTCGCCGGCGCACCGCTGAGCGACGCCATCGTCATTGACGCCCACGGCCACCTGGGCGACGATCGGGACTTCCCCTTCCCGACCACCTCGACCGACGCGCTCGTGGCTACCATGGACCGCATCGGGGTGGACGTCACCTGCGTGAGCAGCATCCCAGCCATCTACGGGCAGTCCGCCCGCGGCAATGCCGAGGTACTCGCCGCCCTGGCGCGCCACCCGGGCCGCATCTTCGGCTACGTCGTCGTGGACATCGGCTATCCGGACCGAGTGCAGCCGGAGCTGGAACGCGGCCTGGCCGGCGGGATGCGCGGGGTCAAGATCCACAGCAGCAGCGGTCTGCCGTACCGGCACCCCAACTACACACCCGTCTATGACTTCGCCGCCGCCCGCAGCCTGCCGCTGCTGGCGCACACGTGGAGCGACAGCGAACTCGACGACCTGGAGCCGCAGTTCAGCCGCTGCCCGAACGTCAACTTCATCCTCGGGCATGCTGGGGCGGTCGCTCGCGAGCACTACGTGCACCTCGGCCACCAGTACCCGAACGTCTACCTCGAGCTGTGCTTCTCGGCCTGCCCGCGGGGGCTGGTGGAGTACTTCGTGGGCGAGGGCCTCGCGGACAAGATGCTGTGGGGCTCGGACTGCATCTTCATGAGCATGGAGCAGCAGATCGGCCGCGTCATCTTCGCCCAGATCAGCGAGGCCGACAAGCGCCTGATCCTGGGCGAGACCGCCGCCCGGGTGCTGCTCGGACGGTAGCCAACGCGCGAACGGAGCATACCGTGCCCTCACCCGACCAAGCCGTGGACACGCTGGCCGCCGACTCGCCAGTCACCTTCCCCACAGACGGCCCGGCCCCGGCGACGTACCCGTGCGACCTGCCGGCCGAGAATCGTCCGCCGGAGCCGGACTACTACCTCTTCAGCACGCCGGAGCGGTCGCTGGAGCAGATCCGGACCGTCCAGGCCGAGATGATCCCCGGCACGTTCACGCCGCCGCCAGCGGACTGGGGGCCGCTGCAGCGCGCCCGGCGCCTGCTGACGGAGGGCGGCGACTTCCACCTGCTCGGCCTGGGCGACAGCATCGTCAATGACACGATGCGCTCCGGCTGGGTGGGGCTGCTGCAGGAAGCCTACCCGCGGGCGCGGGTGCGCGGCACGGTCTGCGTGCGCGGGTGCGGGGGCTGCCAGCACTACAAGCTCGAAGAGCGCATCGCGAAGGTCGTCGTGCCGCTGCGGCCGGATGTCGTCTACATCGGCGGAATCAGCCAAGCGGACATTGAGAGCATCCGTGAGGTCGTCGGCCAGTTGCGGGCCGGCCTGCCGGAGGTCGAGGTGCTGCTGGCGACGGGGACCTTCGGGCGCGCCGACCCGCGCGACCCGGTGGCGCTGGCGGCGGCGCCGTACTCGGGCACGGGGCCGTGGGGCGCGGCGCTCCAGGCGCTGGCGGCCGAACTGGGCTGCGCCTATCTGGACATGACCGGCCCCTGGGCCGAATACCTGCGCAGCACCGGGGTGCACCCGCACCTGTTCTTCCGCGATGCCGTCCATGCCAACGAGTTCGGCGAGCAGATCCTGGCCCGCATCATGATGGCGTTCTGGACGGCCCAGGCCTGACGACGAGACTGCCCGACAGAGGAAGACCATGAGACTGCTACTCTCGCTCCTGCTGGTCGCCGTGGCCCTGCCGCTGCGGGCCCAGGACACGATCCTCCGCCATGACTGCTACCTGGCCTTCACCGGGCAGAAGGGCGAGATGGCGAGCTTCGCGGCCCGTGCCATCCCCCGGGCGCCCTACCATGACGACCTCCAACTGCTCGCTCTGGACTCCCAGAGCCGCGAGGTAGCTGAGCAGGTCGTGCCGCTGGGGACCGAAGCGAAGATGGACGTGCCGCTGCAGACCGAGGGGCTGCACGTGCTGGCAGTGACCACCGGGCAGCCGGTAGCGGTCGTGCGCCGCACCAATGGGCCCTTCGCCCTCGTCGCCTCGGAGCAGACGCCCCTGAACGTCTGCGGCGGCTTCGCCAGGCACTACTTCTTCGTCCCCAAGGGCCTCAACCGGTTCCAGATCGGTGTCAGCGCCGACGTGACGGGCGAGGGGGCGCGACTGGGCATCTGGTCGCCGGACGGTAAGGCCGTCGTGGACCTGGAGGACGACTTCGACACGCTGCAGCGCCTGAAGGTGGAGGTCCCGGCGGGCATGGATAGCCAGCCGTGGGCGATCGCGCTGTCCAAGCCCCAGGACCCCAAGCTGGTGCTCGATGACGTGCTACTGTGGCTGGGGCGGGGCCTGCCGCCGTACCTTTGCGAGCAGCCCGAATGGCTGGCGGCGTTCGTGGGCTCCCTGAAGCCCGAGCAGATCAGCCTGCACGTGCCGCTCAGGAACCTGTCTCTGACCCAGGGAGGCACGTTCACGGTCAAGTTCGCCCTCGAAGCGGCGCCCCGGGCCAGGATGGCGGCTCTGCGGGCTGTGGCGCAGGACGTAGACTACCCCAACGAGGGTACATTCACGCTGAATGGCTCCAAACCGTACGCTTTTCCGCTGACCGGCGACGGCGGCTCGCTGCTGGTGACCGTGATGCTGAAGCCGGAGGACCTGCGGGCGGGGGAGAACGTCCTGGAGTTCAAGCACGACAACCGGGCCTCCGCCGCGATGGGACTGACGCAGATGGAGATCATCGCGGGCGACGAGATTCACCTGGAGGAAGCCTGGTAAGCGCCCGTCGCGGCGTCTCCCTGGCTTGTGTCTGCGAATAGGCCACGAAGCGGTCAGGCTCTTGACTTTCCGGCGAAGATTGTGTTACGTTTACCGTGGGAAGATAAGCAGGCCCCGTCGGCCATGGGTTTTGGCCCCGGCGGAGCCTCATTTGTGACGGCCTTCCGCACGTCAGCACGAAGAAGCGAAACCAACGTTCGCAGCACACATCGTTGCCCAAAGGGATGGTAGAGATGGCAACTCTGCGCCGTTCCCCTGTGTTCAGCTTTCTTTCGGCCCTGGCGCTGGGCAGCATCGTGCTGACCGCGCTGCTGCCCGGGCTGGCGTTCGGAGCTCCGCTGGTGGCGATCACGCGCCCGGTGCAGGGCGCGGTCGTGTCGGGCCAGATCTGGATTGATGTGGCCTTCAACGCCAGCAACAACCTCCCTGTCACCCGCCTGGAGGTCTACATTGATGACCAACTGGCGCGGGAAGTGGACCTGGCCCAGCCCATGCTGATGGGCCGCCAGAGCTTCAACTGGGATTTCAGCTACTCCTCCAACAGCACTCACAAGATCGGCGCCCGGGCCATTGACTCGGGCAACAACTCCGCCGTCGCTTCCATCTCCGTTCAGGTACAGAACGCCGCCGCCACCGGCCCCGATGTCATCGCTCCGGTCGTCCGCATCTACTACCCCGCCCAGGGCGCCAAGGTCCACGACACGACCGAGATCAAGGCCGAGGCCACGGACAACGTGGGCGTCGAGTTGGTGTACTTCTACATTGACGGTCGACTGCACAAGATGATGATGAACGCGCCGCCGTACGTGGACGCGTGGGACACCACCCGCGAGGTGGACGGCCTGCACGTCCTGGAAGCGGTGGCGGTAGACAAGGCTGAGAACGAGGCGCGCTCGGCGCAAGTGACCGTTGTGGTCGAGAACCGCAGCGCGACGGGGATGGCGCCCGGCGGCCCGGTGAAGACGCAGGGTTTCGGCTCGTCCACGCTCCCGACCGTGCCGCCCACGCCGGCGCCGATTGGCGTCCCGGCGCCCGCGCCCATAGCGCCGACGCTCGATACAGCGGCGGTACCGACGCCCAACCCGGCCCCGACGCCGGCGCCGGTCGTCACCAGTGAGCCGTCTACCGGGATCGCGACTGCCGGGACCGTGCCAACGCCCGCGCCGATCACTCCGGCTCCGGCCGTGACGGGGACCCCGCTGCCCAGCGTGCCGCCTACGCCGGCCCCCAGCGTCGACCGCGCACCGACGCCCATCGCGCCGGCCCCGGCCCCGCCGGTGAAGATCGTCACGGTGGCGCCGTGGGTCCAGCCGCCGACTTACGTCCCGCCGCCGCCGACCATCACGCTCCCACCCGTCGGCTCGTCCAGCCCCGTGGCTGTCGCCAGTGACCGCCAGTCCGGGCTCGCGCCGGCCATTCTCAGCGCCAAGACTGCCGCCGGGGGCGAGGCAGGCGTCCTGCCGCGGCCGGGCGTGGATGCCAGCCGCCCCGGCGCTACGGGCGCTCTGAGCACCGCGCCGAAGACCGAGGCGCCGGCGGGCGCCGCGACCGTCCCCACGACCGACGTGGCGCGGTCCGCGCCAGCGACGACTCCTGATACGGCTTCCGGCCCTGTGGCCATCAAGACGACGCAGCCGACGACCGCGGTGCTGCCGCTGCGCGCCGCCACGACGAGTGGCCTGCAGGCCGAGGCGGCCCTGCCGACCACCACGCAGCCGCGCCTGGCGCTCAGCTCGCCGGCATTGCCCGCCCTGGCCAAGACGACGGCGCCCGCCGGTGAACTCCGCACAAGTGCCGTCGGTCGCACGAGTCTACCCACCGGTTCGGTGGCGGCCGTCGAGAGCACCGCGCCCGTGAAGACCACCACCCGCCAGCCGGGCCTGGCGCCGCTGCCGGTACGGCCGTCGCGGCCCGCCGTCACGCGCGTCGAGCCCGTGGGCCCGGCAGTCGCCATCACCGCCAGCCAGCCCGTGGCCGTGCAGCCTGCGACGGTCCTGACCCCCGAGAAGACCGGCCCGGCCTCGGGGCTGTCACGCATCACCGTACCCAGCACGCCTGTCGCCGCGAAGCCGGCAGCGCCGAAGCCGGTGGCTCCGACGAAGGTCGCCGTCGGCGTCCGCCCGGCCGTGTCGCCGCTCATCACCGACGCAGCTCTGGCCGAGTACCGCGGGTTGCCGGTCCCGGCGTACCGCATGACGGCTCGCCTGCCTGAGAGTGGCGCCGCCCGCGTGGCCGCCGATGGACGCACCACGACCCCGGAGGGCACGATCGCCGCCATCCCGGTCGCCATCGCCAAGGTGCGCGACATCAAGATCGTGTTCGACGGCGAGGTCCTGTCGCTGCGGGCCACGCCCGAGACGCGCCGTGGCATCTCGCTCGCGCCGCTCCGCGAGATCTTCGAGCAGACCGACGGTGTGCTGTACTGGTTCCCGGTCGAGAAGCAGGTTCGCGCGGTCAACAAGGGCGTGGATGTGAACCTGAAGATCGGTGACCCGAAGGTTACGGTCAACGGTGAGCAGCGGGTGCTGCAGATCGCGCCGTACATCAAGCGCGGTCGCACCATGGTGCCGCTGCAGTTCATCGCCGACGTGCTGGACGTCAACATCGCCGTCAACAGCGCCACCGGCGACATCATGATCAGCAGCAATCAACTGTAGTCCCTGTCGTTTTCCCGGTACACAAACGGCAGCCCCAAGAGAGACCCTTTTGGGGCTGCTTTCACAACTTGTCCCACCCGGGAGGTGCAAGCCTCTGCCCCACCTCCCGCACTACAGCCATACCGGCACTCCATGCGGAGGATTGGCACATGACTCTCTTCGGGACTCAGCAGCTCAACAGCGCCGGCCATCTTGAGATCGGCGGCTGCGACACGGTCGAACTGGCGCGGCAGTTCGGCACGCCCCTGTATGTCGTGGACGAGGCTCTCGTCCGCAGCAACTGCCGCGAGTACAAGCGCGCTTTCGGCCAGCGTCTTGCCGCAGTGGAGATCGCCTATGCCAGCAAGGCGCTGATCACGACCGCGATCTGCCGGCTGATGTACCAGGAGAGCATGTCGCTCGACGTGGCCTCCGAGGGTGAACTGTACACGGCGCTGCAGGCGGGCTTCCCCGCCGAGCGCATCAAGCTGCACGGCAACTTCAAGAAGGAGAGCCTCATCCGCATGGCGCTGGCGCATGGTGTCGGGCGGATCGTGGCCGATAGCCTCGTGGAACTGGAGGAGATCTCGCGGATCGCCGGCGACATGGGCAAGACGGCGCACCTGCTGCTGCGCATCGCCCCCGGTGTGAAGGCCTCCACCCACGCGGCCATCCAGACCGGCCAGGAGGACACCAAGTTCGGCCTGAGCATTCGCGACATGGCGCGGCCGGGCATCAAGCTGGCCCTGGAGCTGCCCCACCTGCAACTGCACGGGCTGCACGCCCACATCGGCTCGCAGATTCTCGACACCGATGCCTTCAAGCGCGCGGTCGAGGTCTTCGTGGACTTCCTGTGCAGCGTGCGCGAGGAGCTCGGGTTCGCCTGCGAGCAGCTCGACCTCGGCGGCGGGCTGGGCATCCGCTACCAGGAGGACGACCGGCCGCCCAGCATTGACGAACTGGCCGCAGTGATGGCCGGCACGCTCACGGCGGCATGCGGGCACAAGAACCTGCCCGTGCCGGCACTGATTCTCGAGCCGGGGCGCTCGATCGTGGGCGAGGCGGGCACTACGCTGTACACCATCGGGGCCGTCAAGCACATTCCCGGCGTGCGGACCTACCTGTCCGTGGATGGTGGCCTGTCGGACAACCCGCGCCCGGTCATGTACGACGCGCTCTACCGGGCGACAATTGCGAACAAGGCGGCCCACGAGCACTCGGTCGAGGGCCTGCGGGTGTCCGGCGCGCACTGCGAGACCGACACGCTCATTCCCGAGATCACCCTGCAGTCGCCCGAGCCCGGGGACATCCTGGCGGTCTTCGGCACCGGCGCCTATAACCACTCGATGGCCTCGAACTACAACCGTTTCTGCCGCCCGGCCATGGTACTGGTGGCCGATGGCCAGGCGGACCTCATCACCCAGCGCGAAGAGCTGGCAGACCTGCTGCGGCAGGACGTCATGCCGGAGCGACTGAAGTAGGAGGGTCCCGCGTGGGCGCGCGAGCGAGATGCGGATTGCGCTGACGGAGCGAGTGGCGGCCGAGCATGCGGCACGCCTGGCGCAGATCGGGAGGCTGGCAGCCGAACTGGGCCTGCCGGCGTATCTCGTCGGCGGGCCGGTGCGCGACGCCCTCCTGTGGCGGGCGTCGCTGGACCTGGATGTCACCGTGGAGGGGGAGGCGGCGCCGCTGGCCGAGCGGCTTGCCGAGCACTTCGGGGGCCGCCTGACCGCGCACGAACGCTTCGGCACTGCCGTCGTGGAGATGCCCGGGTGGCATCTCGATGTCGCCACCGCCCGGCGCGAGACGTATCCTCAGCCGGGGGCACTGCCCGTCGTCGAGCCGGCTGGCCTGGAGGAGGACCTGCGGCGGCGCGACTTCTCGTACAACGCCATGGCGCTGCGCCTGGACCGCGACCCGGGGCTGTTGTGCGACCCGCTGCGCGGCTTCGCTGACCTGCGCGCGGGTCTGACGCGCGGGCTGCATGAGCGCACTTTCGTGGACGACCCGACCCGCATCCTCCGCGCGGGTCGCTATGCGGCGCGGCTCGGGTGTCGGCTTGAGCCGGAGACACGCGGCTGGCTGGACCAGGCCGTGGCCGCGGGGGCGCTGCGGACGGTGACCGGGCAGCGCCTGTGGGGCGAGTTGTCGCGGTTGCTCGCCGAGCCGACTGCCCCGGAGGCCGTGGGCCTGCTGGGGCGCTGGGGCGCGCTGGAGCGCCTGGGGCTCACAGGTTCGGGCAGCGTCGAACTGCGCGTGCTGCACGTGGCGCAGCGGGACCTGGGGCTGGGGGACTGGGACCGGGCCATGGCGGCGCTGGGGCTGCTGTCCGGGGCGTGCATGCCGCACCGGGTGACGGAGTTTGGTCTGTCGGCGGCGGAGGCGACGGCTGCCGGGGCGGCGGCAGAGGCGGTGGCGGCGCCCCCGCAAGGCGTCTTTGCACCGGGCACGAAAAATAGTACACTCTATGAGGCTCTGGCCCCGTTGGCGCGGGCGGCGCTGGCGGCGCTGTGGGTCCGTCTCCCGGCTTCGCGACCCGCGCTCGAGCGGTTCCGCAGGCTGGCGCCACAACTGGACATTGACGGCCACGTCCTGGAGGCCGAGGGGTTCACACCGTCCCCCGGGTTCAGGGCGGCGCTGGAGGCAGCCCGCCGGGCGAAGCTGGACGAGGGAGCCGACCGCGCGCAGCAGTTGGCGGCGGCGCGGCAGGCGCTGCAGCACTGGCAGGCCGAACACGGATTGTAGACTACAGATATGCTGTATCCCTTGTTGCGAGGCGAGATCGGTCTCGATGTGTTCCTGTCGTGGCTCCTGGCCATGGCGATCGGTCTCACCGTCCATGAGTTCTGCCACGCCAAGCGGGCCGACATGGCGGGGGACCGCACGCCGCGCCTCAATGGTCGCGTGACCCTCAACCCCCTGGCCCACTACGACCTGATGGGCACGACGATGCTGCTGGTGTTCGGCTTCGGGTGGGGCAAGCCGGTGCCGATCAACCCGCTGGCCTTCCGCCACCCGCGGAGCGACACGATCGCGGTGTCGCTGGCGGGCGTGGTCAGCAACATGGTGATTGCCGTCCTGGCGGCGCTGCCCATCCGTCTGGGCCTGTCGGGCGCATACACCATGCCGCTGGCGGTCATGGTGTACCTGAACCTGATCCTGGCGGTGTTCAACCTGATCCCGGTGCCGCCGCTGGATGGGTCGCACGTGCTGCAGATGCTGCTGCCACTGAGGCTCCACCGGCGGGTCGAGACCTTCTACGCCCGCAACGCCCAGTGGCTGTTCCTCGCCCTGCTGGCCCTGGTCTTCACCGGCATCGTCGGGTTGCCGGTACGGCTGTTGTTTGTGCTATTCACCGGATTGCCGTCCATCTAGCCGCGCGTGAAGGGGTAGACCTGCACTTGAGTGATGACCTGAAGGCTGTCGTACTGTGCGCCGGGGAGGGCACGCGGCTGCGTCCGTTGACCTTCTCCAAGCCCAAGCATCTGCTGCCGGTGGCGGGTAAGCCGCTGCTGGGGCACGTGCTGGACGCGCTGGCCGCTGCCGGAGTGCACGAGGTGGGCCTGGTGGTGGGCTACCTGGCCGAGGCAGTGCAGGGCTACGTGGGCGACGGCGAGCAGTGGGGTGTGACGGCCACGTACATCCGACAGGAGCACCCGCTGGGGCTCGGCCATGCCATCAAGCAGGCGGAGGGCTTCCTGGACGGGGCGCCGTTCCTGGTGTACCTGGGCGACAACCTGCTGGGCGACGGCATCACGTCTTTCGTGGATGACTTCCGCGCCGGGAACGGGGACGCGGCGCTGCTGCTCAAGGAGGTGCCGGACCCCCGGCGCTACGGTGTGGCGGTGGTGGATGAGCAGCGGCGGGTCACGCGCGTGGTCGAGAAGCCCGCCCAGCCGCCCTCGAACCTCGCGATCGTCGGCGTTTACGCCTTCCAGCCGATCATCTTCGACGCGATTGACAGCATCAAGCCCTCGCCCCGCGGCGAGCTGGAGATCACCGACGCCATCCAGCACCTGATCGAGCAGGATCGCGTGGTGAAGGCGGGCCTGGTGGCGGGCTTCTGGGAGGATGCCGGAGAGCCGGCGGCCCTGCTGGTGGCCAACCGCTTCTACCTGGACCGGACCGTCACCGAGACCCGGGTACCGCTGCGGAACGGCTGTACGCTGTCCGGACCGGCCAGCGTGGGGCCGGGAACGCGCATCACCAACAGCCGCCTGGAAGGCCCGTGCCTGATCGGCAGCAACTGCCACGTGGACAACTGCGTGATCGGGCCGTACGCGGCCATCGGGGACGGCTGCGACATCAAGGACAGCCGTGTCGAGGATAGTATCATCCAGCAGAAGTGCCAGATCACCGGCGTGGCGCTGCAGCACTCGGTGCTGGGTGAGCGGGTCCAGATCGGTGGCGGGGAGACCCCCGAACGCCCCCTGCACATGGTGCTGGGGGACATGGCGCAGATCAGGATGCTTTGATGGCCGCGACGACCACACGCAAATCCAAAGCCAAGCAGGCCGGCGAGCAGCCCCAACTGGCGCTCTTCAGCGGCTTCCCCGTGAGCATCGAGATCTTCGAGGGCCCGCTGGACCTGTTGCTGCACCTCGTCCGTCGTGAGGAAGTGGATGTGGCCGAGATCAGCATCGCCTCGATCACCGGCCAGTACCTGACGTACCTCCACACCATGGAGGAGCTGAACATCCACTACAGCGCGGACTTCGTCGTGATGGCCTCCTCTCTGATGCTCCTCAAGTCGCGCTGGCTGCTGCCCATCAACCCGGCCGGCGAAGCCGAGGAGGAAGTCGTCGAGGAGGCCGT
The sequence above is a segment of the bacterium genome. Coding sequences within it:
- a CDS encoding amidohydrolase family protein, whose amino-acid sequence is MSEPEAPVCGPLIACDALVGAPLVPPSGPVPDVADLEAEMTRLHLSAAVVRHRACRQTSAHLGNNILMDEITGRPHLRPAWFVTPDGREPEFDPAVTLAQMLAAGVRWTWTDPAAQGFSLQPWCSGPLLAALSEHRVPLLLDYASIVLRDLHEAMETFPALRVVLLQVPRVGRNRLVEPLLAAHPELYLGCAPSLSVHAYWPDLCRRFGSHRWLWGNHYPDAEGGAAVTGLLYAGLSPQALQDIAHGNLERLQAEVHA
- a CDS encoding Gfo/Idh/MocA family oxidoreductase; this translates as MSTVRLGVIGCGGMCGAHLPSVGGKSPAISEQYRPFAEQIEIRGLCDINQEKAEAYRQKFGGDYITDDPEKLFSDPNVDAVLITTWHDTHAPLSLRAMAAGKHVLIEKPMAMTEQECDDILAMEEKSGLNYMVAFRCRFAKGAQDVKREIPQPDNIVANARAAGIWGEASWAQDPIKGGGQILSQGCHVVDMMFFLAGAEPKEVWATGGMYHHNRPEPLDTINAAIRYENGATGAFMGGDGGVGNLMMHHPLPCGCPFFVISLCKGRSGMAIDHGHDARFESCVPADQWTPPYKSKEYSVELGAEVASGVPDILPAFGMSIINGEKPIATAWDGARTTRFILRCFESARTGKLMTF
- a CDS encoding site-2 protease family protein; the protein is MLYPLLRGEIGLDVFLSWLLAMAIGLTVHEFCHAKRADMAGDRTPRLNGRVTLNPLAHYDLMGTTMLLVFGFGWGKPVPINPLAFRHPRSDTIAVSLAGVVSNMVIAVLAALPIRLGLSGAYTMPLAVMVYLNLILAVFNLIPVPPLDGSHVLQMLLPLRLHRRVETFYARNAQWLFLALLALVFTGIVGLPVRLLFVLFTGLPSI
- the lysA gene encoding diaminopimelate decarboxylase, with product MTLFGTQQLNSAGHLEIGGCDTVELARQFGTPLYVVDEALVRSNCREYKRAFGQRLAAVEIAYASKALITTAICRLMYQESMSLDVASEGELYTALQAGFPAERIKLHGNFKKESLIRMALAHGVGRIVADSLVELEEISRIAGDMGKTAHLLLRIAPGVKASTHAAIQTGQEDTKFGLSIRDMARPGIKLALELPHLQLHGLHAHIGSQILDTDAFKRAVEVFVDFLCSVREELGFACEQLDLGGGLGIRYQEDDRPPSIDELAAVMAGTLTAACGHKNLPVPALILEPGRSIVGEAGTTLYTIGAVKHIPGVRTYLSVDGGLSDNPRPVMYDALYRATIANKAAHEHSVEGLRVSGAHCETDTLIPEITLQSPEPGDILAVFGTGAYNHSMASNYNRFCRPAMVLVADGQADLITQREELADLLRQDVMPERLK
- a CDS encoding SGNH/GDSL hydrolase family protein; translation: MPSPDQAVDTLAADSPVTFPTDGPAPATYPCDLPAENRPPEPDYYLFSTPERSLEQIRTVQAEMIPGTFTPPPADWGPLQRARRLLTEGGDFHLLGLGDSIVNDTMRSGWVGLLQEAYPRARVRGTVCVRGCGGCQHYKLEERIAKVVVPLRPDVVYIGGISQADIESIREVVGQLRAGLPEVEVLLATGTFGRADPRDPVALAAAPYSGTGPWGAALQALAAELGCAYLDMTGPWAEYLRSTGVHPHLFFRDAVHANEFGEQILARIMMAFWTAQA
- a CDS encoding Ig-like domain-containing protein, with protein sequence MATLRRSPVFSFLSALALGSIVLTALLPGLAFGAPLVAITRPVQGAVVSGQIWIDVAFNASNNLPVTRLEVYIDDQLAREVDLAQPMLMGRQSFNWDFSYSSNSTHKIGARAIDSGNNSAVASISVQVQNAAATGPDVIAPVVRIYYPAQGAKVHDTTEIKAEATDNVGVELVYFYIDGRLHKMMMNAPPYVDAWDTTREVDGLHVLEAVAVDKAENEARSAQVTVVVENRSATGMAPGGPVKTQGFGSSTLPTVPPTPAPIGVPAPAPIAPTLDTAAVPTPNPAPTPAPVVTSEPSTGIATAGTVPTPAPITPAPAVTGTPLPSVPPTPAPSVDRAPTPIAPAPAPPVKIVTVAPWVQPPTYVPPPPTITLPPVGSSSPVAVASDRQSGLAPAILSAKTAAGGEAGVLPRPGVDASRPGATGALSTAPKTEAPAGAATVPTTDVARSAPATTPDTASGPVAIKTTQPTTAVLPLRAATTSGLQAEAALPTTTQPRLALSSPALPALAKTTAPAGELRTSAVGRTSLPTGSVAAVESTAPVKTTTRQPGLAPLPVRPSRPAVTRVEPVGPAVAITASQPVAVQPATVLTPEKTGPASGLSRITVPSTPVAAKPAAPKPVAPTKVAVGVRPAVSPLITDAALAEYRGLPVPAYRMTARLPESGAARVAADGRTTTPEGTIAAIPVAIAKVRDIKIVFDGEVLSLRATPETRRGISLAPLREIFEQTDGVLYWFPVEKQVRAVNKGVDVNLKIGDPKVTVNGEQRVLQIAPYIKRGRTMVPLQFIADVLDVNIAVNSATGDIMISSNQL
- a CDS encoding amidohydrolase family protein, with amino-acid sequence MIGKDYFEQQAFAGAPLSDAIVIDAHGHLGDDRDFPFPTTSTDALVATMDRIGVDVTCVSSIPAIYGQSARGNAEVLAALARHPGRIFGYVVVDIGYPDRVQPELERGLAGGMRGVKIHSSSGLPYRHPNYTPVYDFAAARSLPLLAHTWSDSELDDLEPQFSRCPNVNFILGHAGAVAREHYVHLGHQYPNVYLELCFSACPRGLVEYFVGEGLADKMLWGSDCIFMSMEQQIGRVIFAQISEADKRLILGETAARVLLGR